The Cygnus olor isolate bCygOlo1 chromosome 33, bCygOlo1.pri.v2, whole genome shotgun sequence genome contains a region encoding:
- the LOC121062676 gene encoding C-type lectin domain family 2 member D-like isoform X1: MPSDVLSPDGSLNAMVQDDESGLTSCYEDPDQPQDPQDMVVPLHPEMPTDAAPTGSNRTRRCPSKVCTARGQCVLAGTVILMLIFAIAGLSAVHRQKAAPVLACPYEWVGYRNVCYYLSGQQKLGSWNWSQEQCTTHGASLAMVMRDWELNFLRQLKDSADSWLGLRRRGERLLWVDGSSFKETFTVQGGAECVYLNGEDVATSSCWQSRPYICSKALAVGAAPENGGGETTFPVLDTGGSSH, from the exons ATGCCTTCTGATGTGCTAAGCCCTGATGGATCGCTGAACGCTATGGTGCAAGATGACGAGAGTGGACTCACCTCCTGCTACGAGGACCCGGACCagccccaggacccccaggacATGGTGGTGCCCCTCCACCCAGAGATGCCGACGGATGCTGCGCCCACGggcagcaacaggacccgaAGATGCCCAA gcaAAGTGTGCACAGCCAGAGGACAGTGTGTCCTGGCTGGAACTGTGATCCTGATGCTCATTTTTGCCATTGCTGGGCTATCAG ctgtgCACAGGCAGAAGGCAGCCCCGGTGCTGGCGTGCCCTTACGAATGGGTTGGGTACCGCAACGTCTGCTACTACCTGTCGGGGCAGCAGAAGCTAGGCAGCTGGAATTGGAGCCAGGAGCAGTGCACAACACATGGGGCCTCGCTGGCCATGGTGATGAGGGACTGGGAATTG AACTTTCTGAGACAACTCAAAGACAGCGCGGATTCCTGGCTTGGGCTGCGGAGACGGGGTGAGCGCCTGCTGTGGGTGGATGGCAGCAGCTTCAAGGAGAC GTTCACAGTGCAGGGCGGCGCAGAGTGCGTCTACTTGAATGGCGAGGACGTGGCGACTTCAAGCTGTTGGCAGAGCCGGCCTTATATCTGCAGCAAGGCTCTGGCTGTGGGGGCAGCTCCTGAGAATGGTGGCGGAGAAACGACCTTCCCCGTGCTGGACACTGGCGGCTCCTCTCATTGA
- the LOC121062673 gene encoding C-type lectin domain family 2 member B-like isoform X3, producing the protein MGKGACENTHPDQEEVLNPPRDEEKQCKWVVQLQSRSSHPQFSHVCPDTWIGFQAKCYYFSENETNWKTSLENCKALEASLTSIDSEEELDFIMRYKGEANHWFGLHDDGDGQWRWTNGTAFNNGFEMWGGGPCAYLNQEKISSGLCHTEKYWICSRPNNYVLWRQKIYPE; encoded by the exons ATGGGGAAAGGAGCCTGTGAAAATACTCACCCTGACCAAGAAGAAGTGCTGAACCCTccaagagatgaggaaaaacaatgcaaatggG ttGTGCAGCTGCAGTCTCGCTCATCACATCCCCAGTTCTCCCACGTGTGCCCAGACACGTGGATCGGCTTCCAAGCCAAGTGCTACTATTTCTCAGAGAATGAAACCAACTGGAAGACCAGCTTGGAAAATTGCAAGGCCTTGGAAGCCTCCCTGACCTCCATAGACAGCGAGGAGGAACTG GATTTCATCATGCGCTACAAGGGCGAAGCAAACCACTGGTTCGGGCTGCACGATGATGGTGATGGCCAGTGGAGGTGGACCAATGGCACAGCCTTCAACAACGG GTTTGAGATGTGGGGAGGTGGCCCTTGTGCGTACCTAAACCAGGAGAAGATCAGCTCAGGCCTCTGCCACACGGAGAAATACTGGATCTGCAGCAGACCCAACAACTACGTCCTCTGGAGGCAAAAGATTTACCCCGAATAA
- the LOC121062676 gene encoding C-type lectin domain family 2 member D-like isoform X2, with the protein MTRVDSPPATRTRTSPRTPRTWWCPSTQRCRRMLRPRAATGPEDAQVSKVCTARGQCVLAGTVILMLIFAIAGLSAVHRQKAAPVLACPYEWVGYRNVCYYLSGQQKLGSWNWSQEQCTTHGASLAMVMRDWELNFLRQLKDSADSWLGLRRRGERLLWVDGSSFKETFTVQGGAECVYLNGEDVATSSCWQSRPYICSKALAVGAAPENGGGETTFPVLDTGGSSH; encoded by the exons ATGACGAGAGTGGACTCACCTCCTGCTACGAGGACCCGGACCagccccaggacccccaggacATGGTGGTGCCCCTCCACCCAGAGATGCCGACGGATGCTGCGCCCACGggcagcaacaggacccgaAGATGCCCAAGTGA gcaAAGTGTGCACAGCCAGAGGACAGTGTGTCCTGGCTGGAACTGTGATCCTGATGCTCATTTTTGCCATTGCTGGGCTATCAG ctgtgCACAGGCAGAAGGCAGCCCCGGTGCTGGCGTGCCCTTACGAATGGGTTGGGTACCGCAACGTCTGCTACTACCTGTCGGGGCAGCAGAAGCTAGGCAGCTGGAATTGGAGCCAGGAGCAGTGCACAACACATGGGGCCTCGCTGGCCATGGTGATGAGGGACTGGGAATTG AACTTTCTGAGACAACTCAAAGACAGCGCGGATTCCTGGCTTGGGCTGCGGAGACGGGGTGAGCGCCTGCTGTGGGTGGATGGCAGCAGCTTCAAGGAGAC GTTCACAGTGCAGGGCGGCGCAGAGTGCGTCTACTTGAATGGCGAGGACGTGGCGACTTCAAGCTGTTGGCAGAGCCGGCCTTATATCTGCAGCAAGGCTCTGGCTGTGGGGGCAGCTCCTGAGAATGGTGGCGGAGAAACGACCTTCCCCGTGCTGGACACTGGCGGCTCCTCTCATTGA
- the LOC121062670 gene encoding asialoglycoprotein receptor 1-like isoform X3, which yields MEACLIPSLLRYVCRWNGSAGHGGCKLCPQSWQLSGDQCYQVPKSSGTWMQGKKDCESRGSHLAMLRNTADMEHLNEGIQQGSKEKLSVWIGLKASNNTWKWVDNSSFDATTQRGFNALGVLQWRKEPDVSASTAMCTRIWASPQQEATWSPVRQAGGEAPIAPSPKRKRSCFWVLTVLVCRFSSLRNVENGCATFKDKRLEDDCCGCNHKWVCQKEPFHLLSKTAGDGELCGARPEKPSLQDACC from the exons atgGAGGCGTGCCTGATTCCCTCCCTGCTGCGCTACGTCTGCCGCTGGAATGGCTCCGCAG GCCACGGGGGCTGCAAGCTGTGCCCCCAGTCTTGGCAGCTTTCTGGGGACCAGTGCTACCAGGTTCCCAAATCGAGTGGGACTTGGATGCAAGGCAAAAAAGATTGCGAAAGTCGGGGGTCCCATCTGGCCATGCTCCGAAACACCGCCGATATG GAGCACTTAAATGAGGGGATCCAGCAGGGCAGCAAGGAGAAGCTATCTGTGTGGATTGGATTAAAGGCATCCAACAACACATGGAAATGGGTGGACAACTCCTCCTTCGACGCCACCAC CCAACGTGGTTTTAATGCCCTGGGCGTGCTCCAGTGGAGGAAGGAGCCAGATGTTAGTGCAAGCACAGCAATGTGCACGCGCATCTGGGCAAGCCCGCAGCAAGAAGCCACCTGGAGCCCAGTGAGACAGGCTGGGGGAGAAGCTCCCATTGCCCCCTCTCCcaagaggaaaaggagctgCTTTTGGGTGCTGACGGTTTTGGTTTGCAGGTTCAGTTCCCTTCGGAATGTGGAGAATGGCTGCGCAACCTTCAAAGACAAGAGGCTGGAGGACGATTGCTGTGGGTGCAACCACAAGTGGGTTTGCCAGAAAGAACCTTTCCATCTCCTTTCAAAGACTGCAGGAGATGGAGAGCTGTGCGGTGCCCGCCCTGAAAAGCCCAGCCTGCAGGATGCTTGCTGCTAA
- the LOC121062673 gene encoding C-type lectin domain family 2 member B-like isoform X2 has product MGKGACENTHPDQEEVLNPPRDEEKQCKWDSSPLGMGRKYRHVQRLLNPPCVVLSLLVFGLLAALIVVQLQSRSSHPQFSHVCPDTWIGFQAKCYYFSENETNWKTSLENCKALEASLTSIDSEEELDFIMRYKGEANHWFGLHDDGDGQWRWTNGTAFNNGFEMWGGGPCAYLNQEKISSGLCHTEKYWICSRPNNYVLWRQKIYPE; this is encoded by the exons ATGGGGAAAGGAGCCTGTGAAAATACTCACCCTGACCAAGAAGAAGTGCTGAACCCTccaagagatgaggaaaaacaatgcaaatggG ACTCCAGCCCCCTTGGGATGGGAAGGAAATATCGTCATGTACAAAGGCTCCTCAATCCACCCTGTGTGGTGCTGAGTCTCCTTGTCTTCGGTCTGCTGGCGGCCTTGATTG ttGTGCAGCTGCAGTCTCGCTCATCACATCCCCAGTTCTCCCACGTGTGCCCAGACACGTGGATCGGCTTCCAAGCCAAGTGCTACTATTTCTCAGAGAATGAAACCAACTGGAAGACCAGCTTGGAAAATTGCAAGGCCTTGGAAGCCTCCCTGACCTCCATAGACAGCGAGGAGGAACTG GATTTCATCATGCGCTACAAGGGCGAAGCAAACCACTGGTTCGGGCTGCACGATGATGGTGATGGCCAGTGGAGGTGGACCAATGGCACAGCCTTCAACAACGG GTTTGAGATGTGGGGAGGTGGCCCTTGTGCGTACCTAAACCAGGAGAAGATCAGCTCAGGCCTCTGCCACACGGAGAAATACTGGATCTGCAGCAGACCCAACAACTACGTCCTCTGGAGGCAAAAGATTTACCCCGAATAA
- the LOC121062670 gene encoding killer cell lectin-like receptor subfamily B member 1C isoform X2, which yields MEDEDGYMALDRRCKRGAVERPGPLRDAAPAACPQWHGVLLKLSGLSHVVLLVLLAVLSVQVFQKAPTPPSAPQSKSEAGGRSRMEACLIPSLLRYVCRWNGSAGHGGCKLCPQSWQLSGDQCYQVPKSSGTWMQGKKDCESRGSHLAMLRNTADMEHLNEGIQQGSKEKLSVWIGLKASNNTWKWVDNSSFDATTFSSLRNVENGCATFKDKRLEDDCCGCNHKWVCQKEPFHLLSKTAGDGELCGARPEKPSLQDACC from the exons ATGGAGGATGAGGATGGCTACATGGCCTTGGACAGGCGATGCAAGCGGGGTGCTGTGGAGAGGCCGGGACCCCTCCGGGACGCAG ctcctgctgcatgccCACAGTGGCACGGAGTCCTCCTGAAGCTGAGTGGATTGAGCCacgtggtgctgctggtgctgctggcagtgctcagCGTGCAGG TTTTTCAGAAGGCGCCGACGCCTCCGAGCGCTCCGCAGAGCAAGAGTGAGGCcgggggaaggagcaggatgGAGGCGTGCCTGATTCCCTCCCTGCTGCGCTACGTCTGCCGCTGGAATGGCTCCGCAG GCCACGGGGGCTGCAAGCTGTGCCCCCAGTCTTGGCAGCTTTCTGGGGACCAGTGCTACCAGGTTCCCAAATCGAGTGGGACTTGGATGCAAGGCAAAAAAGATTGCGAAAGTCGGGGGTCCCATCTGGCCATGCTCCGAAACACCGCCGATATG GAGCACTTAAATGAGGGGATCCAGCAGGGCAGCAAGGAGAAGCTATCTGTGTGGATTGGATTAAAGGCATCCAACAACACATGGAAATGGGTGGACAACTCCTCCTTCGACGCCACCAC GTTCAGTTCCCTTCGGAATGTGGAGAATGGCTGCGCAACCTTCAAAGACAAGAGGCTGGAGGACGATTGCTGTGGGTGCAACCACAAGTGGGTTTGCCAGAAAGAACCTTTCCATCTCCTTTCAAAGACTGCAGGAGATGGAGAGCTGTGCGGTGCCCGCCCTGAAAAGCCCAGCCTGCAGGATGCTTGCTGCTAA
- the LOC121062670 gene encoding killer cell lectin-like receptor subfamily B member 1C isoform X1 translates to MEDEDGYMALDRRCKRGAVERPGPLRDAAPAACPQWHGVLLKLSGLSHVVLLVLLAVLSVQVFQKAPTPPSAPQSKSEAGGRSRMEACLIPSLLRYVCRWNGSAGHGGCKLCPQSWQLSGDQCYQVPKSSGTWMQGKKDCESRGSHLAMLRNTADMEHLNEGIQQGSKEKLSVWIGLKASNNTWKWVDNSSFDATTQRGFNALGVLQWRKEPDVSASTAMCTRIWASPQQEATWSPVRQAGGEAPIAPSPKRKRSCFWVLTVLVCRFSSLRNVENGCATFKDKRLEDDCCGCNHKWVCQKEPFHLLSKTAGDGELCGARPEKPSLQDACC, encoded by the exons ATGGAGGATGAGGATGGCTACATGGCCTTGGACAGGCGATGCAAGCGGGGTGCTGTGGAGAGGCCGGGACCCCTCCGGGACGCAG ctcctgctgcatgccCACAGTGGCACGGAGTCCTCCTGAAGCTGAGTGGATTGAGCCacgtggtgctgctggtgctgctggcagtgctcagCGTGCAGG TTTTTCAGAAGGCGCCGACGCCTCCGAGCGCTCCGCAGAGCAAGAGTGAGGCcgggggaaggagcaggatgGAGGCGTGCCTGATTCCCTCCCTGCTGCGCTACGTCTGCCGCTGGAATGGCTCCGCAG GCCACGGGGGCTGCAAGCTGTGCCCCCAGTCTTGGCAGCTTTCTGGGGACCAGTGCTACCAGGTTCCCAAATCGAGTGGGACTTGGATGCAAGGCAAAAAAGATTGCGAAAGTCGGGGGTCCCATCTGGCCATGCTCCGAAACACCGCCGATATG GAGCACTTAAATGAGGGGATCCAGCAGGGCAGCAAGGAGAAGCTATCTGTGTGGATTGGATTAAAGGCATCCAACAACACATGGAAATGGGTGGACAACTCCTCCTTCGACGCCACCAC CCAACGTGGTTTTAATGCCCTGGGCGTGCTCCAGTGGAGGAAGGAGCCAGATGTTAGTGCAAGCACAGCAATGTGCACGCGCATCTGGGCAAGCCCGCAGCAAGAAGCCACCTGGAGCCCAGTGAGACAGGCTGGGGGAGAAGCTCCCATTGCCCCCTCTCCcaagaggaaaaggagctgCTTTTGGGTGCTGACGGTTTTGGTTTGCAGGTTCAGTTCCCTTCGGAATGTGGAGAATGGCTGCGCAACCTTCAAAGACAAGAGGCTGGAGGACGATTGCTGTGGGTGCAACCACAAGTGGGTTTGCCAGAAAGAACCTTTCCATCTCCTTTCAAAGACTGCAGGAGATGGAGAGCTGTGCGGTGCCCGCCCTGAAAAGCCCAGCCTGCAGGATGCTTGCTGCTAA
- the LOC121062673 gene encoding C-type lectin domain family 2 member B-like isoform X1, protein MGKGACENTHPDQEEVLNPPRDEEKQCKWATSKSIWRTSNKCRCLQRTRISSKPCQNLLLPGGTNKGSSYPKDSSPLGMGRKYRHVQRLLNPPCVVLSLLVFGLLAALIVVQLQSRSSHPQFSHVCPDTWIGFQAKCYYFSENETNWKTSLENCKALEASLTSIDSEEELDFIMRYKGEANHWFGLHDDGDGQWRWTNGTAFNNGFEMWGGGPCAYLNQEKISSGLCHTEKYWICSRPNNYVLWRQKIYPE, encoded by the exons ATGGGGAAAGGAGCCTGTGAAAATACTCACCCTGACCAAGAAGAAGTGCTGAACCCTccaagagatgaggaaaaacaatgcaaatggG CCACCTCTAAATCCATATGGAGGACCTCAAACAAGTGCAGGTGCCTTCAGAGGACACGCATCAGCTCCAAGCCTTGCCAAAACCTACTCTTGCCAGGAGGCACCAACAAAGGGAGCTCCTATCCCAAGG ACTCCAGCCCCCTTGGGATGGGAAGGAAATATCGTCATGTACAAAGGCTCCTCAATCCACCCTGTGTGGTGCTGAGTCTCCTTGTCTTCGGTCTGCTGGCGGCCTTGATTG ttGTGCAGCTGCAGTCTCGCTCATCACATCCCCAGTTCTCCCACGTGTGCCCAGACACGTGGATCGGCTTCCAAGCCAAGTGCTACTATTTCTCAGAGAATGAAACCAACTGGAAGACCAGCTTGGAAAATTGCAAGGCCTTGGAAGCCTCCCTGACCTCCATAGACAGCGAGGAGGAACTG GATTTCATCATGCGCTACAAGGGCGAAGCAAACCACTGGTTCGGGCTGCACGATGATGGTGATGGCCAGTGGAGGTGGACCAATGGCACAGCCTTCAACAACGG GTTTGAGATGTGGGGAGGTGGCCCTTGTGCGTACCTAAACCAGGAGAAGATCAGCTCAGGCCTCTGCCACACGGAGAAATACTGGATCTGCAGCAGACCCAACAACTACGTCCTCTGGAGGCAAAAGATTTACCCCGAATAA